taaaatcactctcaaacacATTCTAAACAAatgattatttcaaaattattttttttctatataaacaaaaatattattaaaacacTATTTTAAATGTGTTAAGCATTTAGAatgcatttgataatgattttagaaagtatttctaatattttttatgtttgaaagataaaaaaatgtaagtgttaaaaagagtagaaatattttctaaaattactatcaaacgcactcttaaaatatgtttagtagtgattttaaaaaatgtttctaatatttttaatatttaaaaatttgtatatttcaagtattataaattataaaaacatttcctaaaattactgtcaaacacactcttagtaATTCTCCTTATTTCTaacaaaatgattaaaacacGTGTTTTAATAGAAATCACTCataaatgtattaaattaaCTTATATTCTTATTGGGAGTGATTCAACTAGAGTTGGAACTATttcataaaacttgaaaatgttttcttacaAAATTTAAGAGTTTGatactttaaaaattatttttgaaaatctagaaaattgCATCAAATGATTTATGGACAACTCCTCggtaaataatttttcaaaaatcacttttttttttttttttttttgctttttacatATAAcacattaataaatttttatttatgaaatcaCCTCCAACACAAACCCGTAATAATTTAAAGTCATTTATACTTAAGTGaagtttggtaaaatttagtGTTTAATGTTGGATTACTTAGGAAGATTagttaaattaatatttatattatcagGTTAAACCTTTTTACTTAAGTTTTATTTGTAGTATTAGGATGGCTTGTCAAACcaattcaagatttttttttaaatgattaaattgatttatttaccattttaataataaacaatgaggtcataaaagaaaattaaggataattaagacaaatgacatttgagatttgaaaaaattattaattcaagtCCGCCctcaaaaactcatttttaaaactatttcaaaaatattaccaaacattcccttagtttttttttcttacaaaattATTGGAGCCCGTCATCTATCATTTTTTGTACTCCTCTTATCATCAAATAATGTCTTTCATTTGGTTGTATGTCCATTGCCGACTGGGCCCATACGGAAAGGCCAGGTCCATTCTAACTCTGGAGAATGGGTCCATGACCAGGCTATCACCGCTAAAGGTCAAAAGGGTCATTTCACCACTGTATAAACTCCAGAGATGGGGTTAAGGTTTTAACAAAACCTCCGAATTCTGAAGCAGTGGCAGCTGCCTCTCCATTTTCACCTCCAAATCTCAGGTTTGTCTCTAATCCCACACTCTGTTTTGTCTCCCTCTAGcactctgtttggttgcctagAAAACTAATAGCATAAATTTCATCTTCAAATCTTATCATTTCATCATATTCCCCTTATTATAATCGAGCCAAATACTCGTGAGTTGTTTCTGTTTTCTGGTGTACCGAACAGTGAATAAATTTAAATCCCCTGCTTTGTATACATTTTCCCATCATCGTTTAAGAGTAATCGGGGTTAATCTGATTCGACTGTTACTTATCGATAGTTTTATTAACCTTCAGATCTCTAGAGGCAAAGTATATAGTGATTAGTGTGCAACTTTTTCATTCATCTATTATTATAGTGAATATACAAACCCTTGTGTTTTGGCTGTGTGCCTATTTGCTTGCCAATTCTGTGATGGTTTTATGGTTAAATTATGTAGCTAAATTGTATATTTTGAACTGGGGAGCATAATTTCCCATTTGGCCATTTCTGTAGTTGGTCAGAAAGTCTTGTTTAAATTGTACTTTTGTTTGTGTATCAAATCGGTTTCAttggaccttttttttttgtggtttgaTATTCAATTTTAATCATGAGTATGCTACTTGTTGCTTGTTGGAATTTTCCCTTATTGTAGTCCTGAGTCCTGACTAAGTTCCGGCCGGAGCAGCCCGGCCGGCACCACCGGTAGGACCGGCTCTGGGTCAGTACCGGTTGAATCTGATGGCGTTCTGCAAGGACTTCAACGCTCGAACGCAAAAGTACAAGCCAGATACGCCCATGGCCGTGACCATCACCGCCTACAAGGATAACACCTTCGATTTTACCGTGAAGTCTCCGTCGGTCACCTGGTACCTCAAGAAGGCTGCCGGAATCGAGTTAGGCAGTGGCCGCCCTGGTCACGTCGTCGCCTCCAGCGTGACCGTAAAGCACATCTATGAGATTGCGAAGGTAAAGCAATCTGATCCTTATTGCCAGTACATGTCATTGGAATCCATTTGCAAATCCATTATTGGAACCGCAAATACCATGAGGATTCAGGTCGTCAAGGAATTGGattgatttccaaaattctaggGTTTTATCAGATCCTTCTGTTGTGTTGAAGAGGCaagaataattttgacatacattttttctttatcttttagatttttagacGTTTGCCCTATTTGTTGTGTTTTAAATTGGATTGTGCTGAAGAGTTCAATCATGATTTGCActtgaatttgatatatatatatatatatattttcgtTTGCAAATATTACAAGAAATGGGACATGTTAGAGGAGTACGTAGGTGACATATGAAGGTTTGGGAGTTAGGGCCTCTCTTCTTGTTTTGATGTATATGGAGGGAATGCAATGGAATTTGAAGAGGAGCAGTGCTTTCACCAGTCTCTAAAACTGGTTGGCATATGAACTTTAAGAGTGTCCCATTAGACTGAGGACATGGAATTCATGGATTTAAAGCTTGAAACAACTCATGAAGTTTTGGCATTTTATAGCTAAGCATATTTTGAGCTCCAATCTTACTTTCAGCACATGTATGCAATTGTGAAGTTTCTGCAATGCTGTTCTGGTTTTGGCAAAACCCAGAATTTATCATGGAATTATAACCTTGCATGAAGCTTAGCATCCTCGCTAGGTATTAATTTGCTTTTTCTCGTACTTTACTATTTTTCAAGACATTGTTTCAATGTTGTATCAGGACTGAGAAGGATATCGGGTGGGTTCCCTCACTATGGTGTGGTAAAGGATGATTATGTTTTGATCAAGGGGTGCTGTGTTGGGCCAAAGAAGAGGGTCGTTACCCTTAGACAGTCCCTTCTCAAGCAGACATTCCGTGTAGCCCTGGAAGAGATTAAACTTAAGTTCATTGACACATCTTCGAAGTTTGGGCATGGAAGATTCCAGATTACACAAGAGAAGCAGAAATTCTATGGTAGGCTTAAGGCTTGATGATTCAGTTTTTCTACCTAGAGGCATATTGGCTCTCTACCCAATATGGAGGCATCTTTTCACAAAAGTTTCTAGAGCAATACTTTTAGAACTGTGTTTTAAATGTTCGTGCTTTTAACATTTATTCAGTACCTTTTGCTTATGAGCAACCCCTTATACTTTGCCAACAGGGAATAGGTTTGCGTCTAATTTACTAGTGTTCCTTGGCCAAACACCTCTTTTTATCGGTCTTATTTGCCTTATCAGACATTCCTTGATTGAAATTTACAGGACTCCGTTATTTATCCTTTAAACTTGTAAGGGAGAAAGTGCATTTTTCAGCATAGTCTATTAAATGCATATTCTACAGGTCAAACtgtgctgctgctgctgtttaGCTTTAGTCTGGCAACTAGGACCGATTGACCCGTCAGGGCATATTTcgttttgaaaataagaaaatctaatatttattCCATTTCTCATCCCTCATTGTCTATGGGTCACATATTATAATCTAGTCTAGCGTATGTTAAGTCCTATGTTTCACATTAATGATATCAAAATGTACGGGTTTCAGAGGAAGACATGAGTTTTGGGTTAAAATGGtccattttttaaacttaatgtTGAAAACGGGCACATTTTCaaactattgttcaaaatggCCTCTTTGATGCCACGTAGGCGtcacatcattaaaaaatatttttttcgtcattatagtgaaagccgcagttgggaaacgctgcttcatttttgtactaaagccgcagttgggaaacgctgcttcatttttgtactaaagccgcagttgggaaacgtggcttcatttttgcactaaagtCGTAGTTGGCAAACAcggcttcatttttgtattaaagccgtagttgccaaacgcggcttcattttttaactaaagccgcggttggcaactgcggctttagttaatttttatttaaatttaaaatttaattaaaaaattattaaattataatttatgaatgaaatttaaaaatatacttaaataataaattatttatatttaaatttaaaattctagtattacttcaacaaacataaattgataaatagaagatattataaatgaatgttttatttattaataaattaataatcttaaaataataaatttatataacatataaataatatataaaattgtataatttattaatttaagatatttaatttgttaatttttaagatattaatttatttatattatgataaatttatctttatcgaaataatagtatagtagttaataactgagatttcaattataatattttttttactttcaaatttattaaaaacggttaaattacaatttatgattgaaattttaaaaatatacttaaataaaaaattatttatatttaaacttaaaaatctagtattatttcaacaaacataattgataaatagaagatattataaatgaatatttgatttattaataaattaataatcttaaaataataaacttatataatatataaaattgtataatttattaatttaagatatttaatttgttaatttttaagatattaatttatttatattattataaatttatctttatcgaaataatagtatagtagttaataactgagatttcaattataatattttttttttactttccaatttaattaaaaactattaaatcacaatttatgattgaaatttaaaaaatatacttaaataaaaaattatttatatttaaacttaaaaatctagtattacttcaacaaacataaattaataaatagaagatattataaatgaatgttttatttattaataaattaataatcttaaaataataaatttatataacatataaataatatataaaattttataatttattaatttaagatattgaatttgttaatttttaagatattaatttatttgtattatgacaaatttatctttaacaaaataataacatactCTTAAGCCATAgttgtcatatatagatttttttacaaaattagttaatgaaattaattacaaaaagttactacaaaatgtaatttttaatagtttaattaaagtcacaaaaaatatccactaaacattaatatagtggaaaataaaaaacatatataatcttacatgcctccacaaggagagaacctatgtgtaactggtactctcttcctttttggacAAGAACCTATATATAATCACacatgataaaatttatttctcacatGGATACAATTGTCGGATAAATGCCGAGGCTAGAAATTGCTTGGAGCAAATTCCTCTTGAAAAATGGGCACTCTCATATGATGGTGGGCGGAGATATGAGATTATGACAACTAATATGTCTAAAGTTTTTAATGGTGTCCTTAAGGGTACTCGTAACTTACCAATAACAGCTTTAGTCCAGTTAACTTTCTACCGGGTTAACAGTTACTTCACAGTCAGGCGGGAGCATGGTGCCAGTCAGCTCGCTTCAGGTGAAGAATTCACTCCACATATTGATGCCAAGATAAAGGCTAAAGTTGTTAAGGCGGGTGCACATGAGGTTcttttgtatgatcatgtggCGGGACGTTTTCATGTTAAAACTAGACACTCTGTTGGAAACAGTAATAGGAAACCTCACACATATCATGTTACCCTTCAAACGGGGTCTTGCACATGTAACAAAACATTTTTGTTAGGATTCTCATGTTCGCACATTCTTGCTGCTTGTCATTGTCGAgcaattgattttcaacaatttgTACAAAGTTATTACACCACATGTGCTTACCTATCAACATGGGCTCCCTTgttttatcccatatttgatgAGTTGGAGTGGCCTCAATATAATGGACCGATAATTGTGCCTTCAGACTCAATGAAACGGCTAACTTCTGGTTGACCAAAATCAAGTCGTTTGCATAATgagatggatgcaagggaaaCTAGGACTCCACAAACATGTGGACTTTGCAAGCAATCGGGTCACAATCGGCGTTCTTgtccaaaaaggaagagagtaccagttacacataggttctctccttgtggaggcatgtgagattatatatgttttttattttccactatattaatgtttagtggatattttttgtgactttaattaaactattaaaaattacattttgtagtagactttttgtaattaatttcattaactaattttgtaaaaaaatgtatatatatgacAACTACGGTTTAAGagtatgttattattttgttaaagataaatttgtcataatacaaataaattaatatcttaaaaattaacaaattaaatatcttaaattaataaattatacaattttatatattatttatatgttatataaatttattattttaagattattaatttattaataaataaaacattcatttataatatcttctatttattaatttatgtttgttgaagtaatactagatttttaagtttaaatataaataattttttatttaagtatattttttaaatttcaatcataaattgtgatttaatagtttttaattaaattgaaaagtaaaaaaaatattataattgaaatctcagttattaactactatactattatttcgataaagataaatttatcataatataaataaattaatatcttaaaaattaacaaattaaatatcttaaattaataaattatacaattttatatattatttatatgttatataaatttattattttaagattattaatttattaataaataaaacattcatttataatatcttctatttatcaatttatgtttgttgaagtaatactagaattttaaatttaaatataaataatttattatttaagtatatttttaaatttcattcataaattataatttaataattttttaattaaattttaaatttaaataaaaattaactaaagccgcagttgccaaccgcggctttagttaaaaaatgaagccgcgtttggCAACTAcggctttagtacaaaaataaaGCTGCGTTTGCCAACTAcggctttagtgcaaaaatgaagccgcgtttcccaactgcggctttaatACAAAAATGAAGTCGCAGGCTTTCACTATaatgacgaaaaaaaaaaaaatttaatgatgtGGCGCCTCCGTGGCATCAAAGAGGccattttgaacaatagtttGAAAATGTGCCCGTTTTCAacattaagtttcaaaaatgggccattttgacccaaaactcggAAGACATCCCATGAACCCCATGGGGCATTTGGCATACAAGAATAAGAATGAAAGCGATTGAGTTAAAACGGGATCTAGTTATAAAAACATGTTCTCATTCTAGTAAGCTTTCAAAGTAGTATGATTGATTTCTCATTCCCATTCTCTCCTCTTGCTCTGAACCCTATGACCTAAgcatctctttatttttttcataatggtCCATAATGTGGTACGATTCCATTCTCGAGGGAAACATTCAGGGTTTTGGCAATCTATTATTCTGTTATTACCATATTAAATAAAAGCGATGGCTTCCATTGAATTTGAGCTGGATCCAAGGAGATGGTTTCCATCCCTTCAGTAGTTTGGATGGCAATGATTTATCCTCTGGTAGGAAATTCATCAGGCTCTGGAATAGTGAGGCAACAAGTTAAATCTCCCATGTCAAAAGATCTCAGGTAGGAAAGCTTGTGAGCTTTTATGAGCAGTGTCAAGAATT
Above is a genomic segment from Vitis riparia cultivar Riparia Gloire de Montpellier isolate 1030 chromosome 7, EGFV_Vit.rip_1.0, whole genome shotgun sequence containing:
- the LOC117917528 gene encoding 50S ribosomal protein L11-like yields the protein MAFCKDFNARTQKYKPDTPMAVTITAYKDNTFDFTVKSPSVTWYLKKAAGIELGSGRPGHVVASSVTVKHIYEIAKD